One window of the Lytechinus variegatus isolate NC3 chromosome 3, Lvar_3.0, whole genome shotgun sequence genome contains the following:
- the LOC121411943 gene encoding toll-like receptor 6, with the protein MAKSTRIPRRVKIQEDRVCFLFTADGLGFFFFFTLILTGPNRHILSASANKTVETFEGCPKTCSCGKDYPIFFVDCSLQAIQSLSEITYPSGIYRLHLSNNLIREVPSGAFHSSRFLVYLTLSHNLIETLGEGCFDGTYNLRELSLSVNRLIDVRELHKISWVDTLLLSFNSIENFVPKEPDPFMLPKSRLKLDHNNLHALRHIPYSISDLSVSGNRLTVFDAHEMENAAILEILSISDNFLTYIPDLRNMSRLQSLDLSGNRIHSLRAKLPSTLATLNLNRMKRLSVLSIPFFSKSLSIRISSKSSILGLDQLEGVRYLHVEESSVSNKLSFLHMPRLVSLILNSCGLMGEFVISTTRMPVLQHLTLSNNHLTNIAVSSIVHRGNDVNETHQPLTKNIILDGNHLSNVSFINYLPELHLCNLESNDLRHISVNDFTNILNLRQISLQYNAIVSLQGFRSLPVLKSVFLKNNRIKTIHPETFSDCPQLRYLDLYGNELESFLIPFDLTASIEFLYLGNNSIAQLDVDSFSRAHKLQELFLGDNRLQNVKLLPIPTLRFLNLSGNLFNSIEKVNLESFSNLSELDLSENPIESAIKIETNLPPILKLRYCKLRTLSFLGNSSFEENPNAFNSIDITGNYISDLSPFEGTSKMYGLITLIAADNQIRKAPSMFFNLTYYDLAGNHVGPNLNESINWCEKLNFLSLKDNMILYISADYFISCKSLRTLDLSLNPLNEIGHSIIRNGEVGISFDFSDSQLTQKGFNRIIKDKKINTLTINNLPIFAQGANVTILIPELRTLDFGYNRLITLPTIACWRLINLIICHNELREISGSAFSSLGLLKKLDVSYNRLRQITSDMFSYTHHLNQIFLANNQISKISEGAFDALNHLESLILSNNGIIMLSFNNLPQSSMITHFDFSNNAFCCSCQSSAEFRLWLLASDVDPVICQSPTRFRGIDLTTILEKELCPLVESDKGTPVEEDDDGEEEASGFDLFDDLFIPDIFYPSEMDICWYGAVSQSPLEVTRAVGKRSTPTAPPTSTPRSL; encoded by the coding sequence ATGGCAAAATCGACGAGAATTCCAAGGAGAGTGAAAATTCAGGAAGACCGTGTCTGCTTTTTATTCACTGCTGACGGGTTAgggtttttcttcttttttacacTAATACTGACGGGACCAAACCGACATATTCTGTCTGCCTCTGCGAACAAGACGGTGGAAACCTTTGAAGGATGTCCAAAAACATGTTCATGTGGTAAAGATTATCCAATATTTTTCGTGGATTGTTCCTTGCAAGCGATTCAATCGCTATCAGAAATCACCTACCCCAGTGGAATATATCGCCTTCACCTAAGCAACAACCTCATTCGCGAAGTACCTAGCGGTGCGTTCCACAGCTCACGATTTCTTGTCTACCTTACTCTGTCCCATAACCTTATTGAAACTCTCGGAGAGGGTTGTTTCGATGGTACATATAACTTACGAGAATTATCTCTGTCGGTAAACAGACTAATCGACGTGAGAGAATTGCACAAGATATCATGGGTGGACACACTTTTACTTTCTTTCAATTCCATCGAAAATTTCGTCCCCAAAGAACCAGATCCATTTATGCTCCCCAAGTCTCGGCTTAAACTGGACCATAATAACCTACATGCACTAAGACATATCCCATACAGCATTTCCGACCTATCAGTATCTGGCAACCGATTAACTGTATTTGATGCACACGAGATGGAAAATGCAGCAATCCTAGAAATACTTAGTATTTCAGATAATTTTCTGACATATATCCCGGATCTCCGAAATATGTCTCGCCTGCAATCGCTTGATCTTAGTGGAAACAGAATTCACTCTCTACGTGCAAAACTACCGAGTACGCTGGCCACTCTTAATCTGAATCGTATGAAGCGATTGTCAGTCCTTAGCATACCATTCTTCAGTAAATCGCTATCTATTCGAATAAGCAGTAAAAGCTCAATACTGGGTTTAGATCAGTTGGAGGGTGTCCGTTACCTACACGTTGAAGAATCAAGCGTTTCAAACAAATTAAGTTTTCTTCATATGCCTAGATTAGTAAGTTTGATCCTAAATTCATGTGGGCTCATGGGAGAGTTTGTTATCTCAACGACCCGAATGCCAGTACTGCAACATCTAACATTATCTAATAACCATTTGACAAACATAGCTGTTTCCAGTATAGTTCATCGCGGAAATGATGTCAATGAGACACATCAGCCTctcacaaaaaatataatactaGATGGGAATCATCTCAGTAATGTATCGTTCATAAATTACCTCCCCGAACTGCATCTTTGCAATTTAGAGAGTAATGATTTGAGACATATCTCCGTAAATGATTTTACTAATATTCTTAATCTGAGACAAATTTCACTCCAGTATAATGCGATAGTCAGCCTCCAGGGATTCAGATCTCTACCTGTTCTAAAGAGCGTGTTTCTTAAAAATAACCGAATAAAAACAATACACCCTGAAACATTTTCAGACTGTCCGCAACTCAGATATCTTGATCTCTATGGAAACGAGCTTGAATCATTTCTGATTCCATTTGATTTGACCGCATCGATTGAATTCTTGTATCTTGGCAACAACAGTATCGCACAATTGGATGTAGATTCATTTTCTAGGGCGCATAAACTTCAGGAACTTTTCTTGGGAGATAACAGACTGCAAAATGTCAAACTACTACCTATTCCCACGCTGAGATTTCTAAACCTGTCAGGTAATCTCTTCAATAGCATCGAAAAGGTTAATCTAGAAAGCTTTTCAAACCTGAGTGAATTAGACTTGAGTGAAAACCCAATAGAATCTGCAATTAAAATTGAAACAAATCTACCGCCAATTCTGAAACTACGTTATTGCAAGTTAAGAACACTTTCGTTCCTGGGAAATTCATCATTTGAGGAAAATCCCAACGCTTTTAATTCTATCGACATCACAGGTAATTATATTTCTGACCTCTCGCCATTTGAAGGTACATCAAAAATGTATGGTTTGATCACGTTAATAGCAGCCGATAACCAAATCCGCAAAGCCCCCTCAATGTTCTTTAATTTGACTTATTATGATTTGGCTGGAAATCATGTAGGTCCAAATTTGAATGAGTCGATCAATTGGTGTGAGAAATTGAACTTTCTGAGTTTGAAGGATAACATGATATTGTACATATCTGCTGATTATTTTATATCATGTAAGAGTTTACGGACATTGGATCTAAGCTTGAACCCACTGAACGAAATTGGACATTCTATTATAAGAAATGGAGAAGTCGGAATCTCCTTCGATTTTTCTGATTCTCAATTGACCCAAAAAGGGTTCAACAGAATAATCAAGGATAAAAAGATCAATACACTGACCATCAACAATTTACCAATATTTGCCCAGGGCGCTAACGTTACAATCCTGATTCCCGAATTACGGACCCTCGACTTCGGATACAATCGTTTGATAACTTTACCAACGATTGCCTGCTGGAGGTTAATTAATCTGATCATTTGTCACAATGAACTACGAGAAATATCTGGAAGTGCATTCTCGTCTCTGGGCTTGCTAAAGAAGTTAGACGTAAGCTACAACAGATTACGTCAGATCACTTCAGACATGTTTTCCTACACACATCATttgaatcaaatatttttagcGAACAACCAAATATCCAAAATTTCCGAAGGAGCGTTTGATGCTCTGAATCATTTAGAGTCACTCATTCTGTCTAACAATGGTATCATCATGCTTAGTTTTAACAACCTTCCGCAATCATCCATGATAACACATTTTGACTTCAGTAATAACGCATTTTGCTGTAGCTGCCAGTCATCGGCAGAATTTCGGCTGTGGCTGCTCGCGTCGGATGTCGACCCTGTCATCTGTCAAAGTCCTACCAGGTTCCGAGGAATAGATCTCACTACGATTCTCGAGAAAGAACTGTGTCCTCTCGTTGAATCGGATAAAGGAACACCAGtggaggaagatgatgatggagaagaagaagcAAGCGGCTTTGACTTATTCGATGACCTCTTCATACCAGATATATTCTATCCGTCTGAAATGGACATTT